Proteins co-encoded in one Candidatus Acidiferrales bacterium genomic window:
- a CDS encoding potassium channel protein: MKLYSRIKVGVAIVGAILLVGTAGFHWIEGWPWFDGLYMTLTTLTTIGYQELHPLSPAGRLFNTFLIIVGVSSLFFLIGAFTQAMIEFELGTFFGRRRLERQISKLEGHYIICGAGRVGRSAAREFRARPVPFVIIERDENRVRWAAAEEMLVLIGDATRDEILRAARIEKAKGLIAAVATDAENLYIVLTARGLHPTLPIIARASEEDAADKLRKAGATEVVSPYHVIGRRIAMSLLRPHVLDFIDVATTLFGAEDLDLQIEQVLVSDRSSLSGKTLEDSGIRRHTGVIILALPKVDGQMHFNPSAGSRIQGGDHLIAMGQPNDLKQLEAMAR, encoded by the coding sequence TTGAAACTTTACTCCCGCATCAAAGTAGGCGTCGCAATAGTGGGAGCCATCCTGCTGGTGGGGACAGCGGGGTTTCACTGGATTGAGGGCTGGCCGTGGTTTGACGGACTTTACATGACGCTGACCACCCTGACCACCATCGGCTACCAGGAGCTTCACCCCCTATCTCCTGCCGGCAGGCTCTTCAACACCTTCCTTATCATTGTCGGTGTTTCCTCTTTGTTCTTCCTGATTGGAGCGTTTACCCAGGCGATGATAGAATTCGAGCTCGGCACATTTTTTGGAAGGCGTCGCTTGGAGCGGCAAATCAGCAAGCTCGAAGGCCATTACATCATTTGCGGCGCGGGCCGCGTCGGTCGGAGTGCGGCCAGGGAATTCCGCGCCCGGCCGGTGCCTTTTGTCATTATTGAGCGGGACGAGAACAGGGTGCGGTGGGCGGCTGCGGAGGAGATGCTCGTCCTGATCGGAGATGCCACCCGCGATGAGATACTGCGGGCGGCGCGGATCGAAAAGGCCAAGGGTTTGATCGCCGCTGTGGCCACCGATGCTGAGAATCTCTACATTGTTCTTACGGCTAGGGGCCTGCATCCCACCTTGCCAATCATTGCCCGCGCCAGCGAAGAGGATGCTGCCGATAAATTGCGCAAGGCCGGCGCTACCGAAGTGGTCTCCCCCTACCACGTCATCGGCCGGCGCATCGCCATGAGCCTCTTGCGTCCCCATGTCCTTGATTTTATTGACGTGGCAACAACCCTCTTCGGCGCCGAAGACCTCGATCTGCAAATCGAACAAGTCCTGGTCTCCGACCGCTCCTCGCTTTCTGGCAAAACCCTGGAGGACTCCGGTATTCGCCGCCATACCGGTGTGATCATCCTGGCGCTCCCCAAGGTTGACGGGCAGATGCATTTCAACCCCTCGGCCGGTTCGCGCATCCAAGGCGGGGATCACCTCATTGCCATGGGGCAACCGAATGACCTGAAGCAATTGGAGGCCATGGCGAGATAG